In Luteimonas viscosa, the genomic window AAAGGGCACCCGGTGGGGGGGGGGGCGGTGGCCCGCTTCCCGAGGGTCCGCCCTGCATCGCGCGGCCCGATTCCGCGATAATCCGCCGATGACGGCTCCGTTTCCCCCGCCCCTGTCCGACGCCCGCCGGGTGCTGGACGACATCCGCGTTCACGGCTTCGCGGTGCTCCCGGCAGACGCGCTCGCCGCCCTGGCGCAGGCGCGCGGCGAGGACTTCGCGCGCCTGGAAGCGGGCTGGAACGACCTGCCGCCCGACGCCTATCTCCGCGACGGCGGCCGCTACCGCAGCCGCCGGCATTCGTGCTTCGTGGTCCAGGGCGACGACGTGCGCCAGGCTCCGCACCGCGCCCACTGGCAGTCGCTCGATTACAACGCGCTGCATGGCGGCATGCTGCGCATGTTCGAGCCGATCGCACCGGAAACGGTCGGCGCGCCGGCGTGGACGGCGCTGCTCCGCGGCCTGGCCCGCTGGTGTTCCGCGCTCAAGGGCGACCAGCCGTGGTACGTGGAGGCGCACCAGTTCCGCATCGACACCACCGACGGCATCGGCCGGCCGACGCCGGAAGGCGCGCACCGCGACGGCGTCGATTTCGTCGCCGTGATCCTGGTGGCGCGCCACGCCATCAAGGGCGGGGAGACCCGCGTGTTCCAGGCCGACGGCCCCGACGGGCAGCGCTTCACCCTGCTGCAGCCGTGGTCGCTGCTGTTCCTGGACGATGCACGCATGATCCACGAGTCGACCCCGATCCAGCCGGCCAGCGAAGATGCGCCCGGCCATCGCGACACCCTGGTGCTCACCTTCCGTGCCGGCGGCTTCCAGGGCGACGACTGAGGCGTCCAGGCGAGGCGCGGCGAAGGGGGAGCGATCCCCGCCCCCGGCACGGGCGGCTATGATCCGGCCCCAAGGGGTCGCGCACCCAACCGGAGGTCGGAGCGAGGCGATGGGTGAGGATCTGACCCGTTTGCTGCATGGGTGGCGGGGAGGCGACGCGGCCGCGCGCGACCGTTTGCTGGAAGAGGTCTACGACACCTTGCGCGGGATGGCGGCCGCGCGCCTGGGCCGCAGCCGCGACCAGCGTACGCTCCAGCCGACGGCCGTGGTCAACGAGGCGCTGATGCGCATGCTCGGCGGCGATCTCGACTGGGAGGACCGCGCGCACTTCTTCGCGCTGGCGTCGCTGAAGATGCGTTCGGTGCTGGTCGACCATGCGCGCGCCCGTGCCGCGGACAAACGTGGCGGCGACGTCGCCATGCTCACGCTCTCGCACGCGGAGCGCGAATCGGGCGAGGACGTGGAATACGACGTGATGGCGCTTCACCAGGCGCTCGAGCAGTTGGCGATGCGCGATGTGCGCGCCGCGCGCGGCCTGGAGATGGCCTACTTCGGCGGCATGGAACAGCGCGATATCGCCTGCGTGCTGGGGATATCGGTGCCGACGGTCGAGCGCGACCTGCGCTTTGCGCGGGCGTGGTTGAACCAGCGGCTGTCCTAGGCATGGAAACCACGGCCATGGACGCCGCGCACTGGCAGGACCTGAGGCGGCTGTTCGACGCGGTGTGCGACCTGCCGTCGTCGCAGTGGGAGGCGGGCCTGCGCGCGCTCAGCGAGGATCCTGCACTGGTGGCCGAGGCCCTGGCCCTGCTCCATGCACAGACCGCCAGCTTCGACCGCGCGCTGCAGCCGCTGCGGGACCTCATGGCGTCGTTGCCCGACGCCGAACTGCAGGTCGGCGGGCGCCTGGGCGCCTGGCAACTGGTCGAACGCCTGGGAAGCGGCGGCATGGGCACCGTGTTCGTGGCCGAACGCGCCGATGGCCTGTTCCGCCAGCGCGTGGCGATCAAGCTGCTGCGCGGCACCGCAGGCGGAGGGGCGACCGCCGAACGCCTGGCGGTCGAGCGCCAGATCCTTGCGGACCTGCAGCATCCGGACATCGCCCGGCTCTACGACGGCGGCACCACCCCTGCGGGCGCGCCGTACCTGGTGATGGAGTACGTCCAGGGCCAGCCGCTGGACGAGTACTGCGAGCAAGCGGCACCACCCCTGCAACAACGCCTCGGGATGTTCCTGCGCATCTGCCGCGCGGTGCAGGCCGCGCACCAGCGCCTGGTGGTGCATTGCGACCTCAAGCCCGGGAACGTGCTGGTGCGTCCGGGCGGCGATCCGGTGCTGCTGGATTTCGGCATCGCCCGGCTGCTGGATGCGGAGGCGCCGGGAGAGGCCAGCGCGTTCTGCACCCCTGCCTACGCCAGTCCGGAGTTGTTCGCCGGCAAGTCCGTCAGCGTCGTCAGCGACGTCTTCAGCCTCGGGATCCTGCTGACCGAATTGCTGGCGTGCCGAAGGGTCGGCCGCGGCGCGGGCGACATCGGCGTGCCGGTCCCGATGCCTTCCGCCCACGCCCACCCGGCTTGCCCCTGGCGTCGACGCCTGGCGGGCGACCTGGACGCGATCGCCGCCCGTGCATGCGCGCTCGATCCATCTCGGCGATACCCGTCGGTGGAGGCGTTCGCCGCCGACGTCGAGCGGCATATGCAACGGCGCCCGGTGCGCGCCCGCGTGCCGACCCTGCGCTACCGTGCCGGCAGGTGGCTGCATCGGCACTGGCGGGAGGGGGCGGTGGCCGCGGCGATGGTGCTGGGCGCAGGCGTGTTCGTCTGGCAACTGGGGATGGCCCAGGCGCGCGCGCAGCGCGAGGCCGAAGTCGCCAGCCAGGTCGCGGACTTCCTGATCGAAGCGTTCACCGTCGACAGCGGTGCGGCGCAGGGCAAGGACGGACGGGGCGAGATAAGCGCGCGCGAGGTCCTCGATCGCGGCGCGGCCAGGGTCGACTCGAGCCTGGCGCACGCTCCGCACATGCAGGCGCGCCTGCGCATGGTGCTGGGCCGGGCTTACCGGGGGCTCGGCGTGCCGGGGCGGGCGGAAGGACTGTTTCGGCAGGCGGCCGACGACTACCTCGCTCCCGCCGTCGCCCGGCCGCTCGATGCAGCCAGCGCCCTCGATGAACTGTCCGTCCTCATGTCCAACCAGATGCGGGGCGACCAGGCCGTCGAGGTCGCGCGGCAGGCGGTGGCGTTGCGCGAGTCGGGCGGTGCCGACCAGGCGGCGCTGGCCCACGCCTACAACGTGCTCGGCCTGGCGCTGTTGAGGAGCGCCGATCTCGACGGTTCGCGCGAAGCGCTGGAAAGCAGTCTTGCGATCGGTCGCAGGGTCTTCGGTGAGGGAACGGTCGCGAACTCCAGCGCGCTCCACAATCTGGGCTTGCTGCATCGCGAGATGGGGGACAACGCTGCATCCGAAACCCACTATCGACAGGCGCTCGCGATCAGGCGCCGGCACCATCGGCACAGCGACATGGTGCAGTCCAGCCTCCAGGGGCTCGCCGTCACCCTTGCCGCGCAGGGCCGTCATGGCGAGTCGGTGGCGCTGCTGCGCGAGAATCTGGCGCTGGCGCGCGCCCTGTACGGCATCGACAGCGACAAGGTGGCGAAGGCGCGGCTGCGCCTGGCGATCGCGCTGCAGGACCGGGGGAACTACCTCGAAGCGCACGAGCACCTGCTGCAGGCGCTGGCGACCAGCGAGCGGGTCGGTGGCGCGGATGGCCTCGATCATGCCCATATCCTCAATGCGTACGCGGGCCTGCTCGCCGCGCGCGGAGACGAGCCCGGGGCCGAGCGGGGGTACCGACGGGTGCTGGCGATCCGGCGCAGGCACCTGCCGGCAGATGACCGAGCGCTGATGCGTACCTCCGAACAGCTGGCCCTGGTACTGGCGCGCCAGCAACGCATCGCGGAAGCGGACAGCGCCTTCCAGGGTGCGTTGCCGCGGTGGCGACAGATCTACCGGACGGCGGGGGCGATGCCGCTTGAACTCGCCGGCGCGCAATTGCGGCACGCCGAGTGGCTGCTTCGGCGGGGTGCCCTGGAGGCCGCCGAAGCGTCGCTGCAGGCATCGCTGGACGGCCAGCCGCCGATGCAGCTCCGCGCGCAGGCGCTGAAGGCCGAACTTGCGCTGGCACGCGACGAGTGGGATCGGTCGCGGGGGCGATGGGAATCGGTGATCGAACGCGGCAGTGCCGTGTACGGTGCTGACAGCGTCCTGGTCGCGGAATGGAGAGTGCCCTATGCCCGGGCATTGGCTGCCAGCGAAAGGTGGCGCGAGGCCGAGGAGCAGTTGCGCCTGGCCGAGCCGCCCTTGCGCAGGGAGATGGTTGCCGACGCGCCGATCTTGCGGGAGGTGGACTCGGTCCGGGCGACGCTGGCCACCGCTGGCCGGCAAGTCGGCGGATAAAGGGAGCGGAGACGTCCGCCTCCGCTCCCGCGTCGCCGACAGCGTCGGTGCCGATCACGGCATCACAGGTCCAGGCCGAAGCCGATGCCGGCGGACTTCTCGCTGCCGCTGAAGGCACCGCCGAGCGAGAACGAACCGCGACCGACGCGCCTGCCATACCCGATCGACAATGCCTGCTCGCCACCCTGGAAGCCGGCGCCGACCGCGATCCGGCCGCGGGGACTCTGCGAGCCGGCGGCGTTGATCGCCATGTTCAGCATCGCCGAACCCATCGCCCCCTGACGGTCGATGCGCTTGTCCTGGCGGTCGAAGCGGCGGTCGACGCCGTCGAAACGGTCTTCCAGCGCGTCGAGGCGGCCGTTGATCGAAGTGGGATCGAAACCGAGCAGGTCGGCGATCCGGGTATCGGTGTAGGTGTTGGCGGTCGACAGGGTCTGCGCATCGCCGGCATCGGCATGGGCCGTGGCCGAATCGAGCGTGGCCGCGTCGCCCTCGTCCATCTGCTGGAGGTTGACCGCGTCGGTCGCGTCGACGCCAGCGGCGACATTGGAGATCGTGGTGCCGGCCGCGCCTTCCAGCGCGATCGAGCCCCTGCCATCGTCGTCGTAGGCCACGCTCAGCGGGTTGCCCGGGCCCTGCGGCCCGGCCGGTCCTTGCGGGCCTGCCGGTCCCGCCGGACCTTGCGGGCCCGGGATGCCGCCCTGGCCCGAGAGCTCCGTCAACCGCGTGTCCACCGCGGCGAAGGCGCTGCCGACATCGTTGTAGTCGTTGCCCTGGATCGAATACGTCGGGGCCAGGAACGTGCCGCCGGCGAAACTCGCGCCGCCACCCAGCGCAGCGGCGAAGGGATGCAGCTGGCCCACGTTGACCGCATCGGTATCCGCGGTGCCGCCGGCCAGGTTGACCAGCCGGCGCTCGTTGCCGACCCTGCCGATCGATACGGTATTGGCCTGGTCGGCGATCGATTCGGCCCCCAGCGCCACGGCCTCGGTTGCATCGGCATGGGTTTCGCTGCCGGCGCCCAATGCCAGGCTGGCGGTTCCCTGCGCACTGGCATTGCCCACGGCGATGGCGTATGCCCCGTCGGCGTGGCTGTACGCGCCGATCGCCATGGCGTCGGCGCCGCTGGCGTTGCTGTCCACGCCGAATGCCGTGGTGTTGGCGCCGGTCGCCTGGCTGTTCCGGCCCACCGCGGTGCTGTTTTCGGCGCTGGCCTGGCTCAGCATGCCGAGCGCGGTGCTGCGC contains:
- a CDS encoding 2OG-Fe dioxygenase family protein; this translates as MTAPFPPPLSDARRVLDDIRVHGFAVLPADALAALAQARGEDFARLEAGWNDLPPDAYLRDGGRYRSRRHSCFVVQGDDVRQAPHRAHWQSLDYNALHGGMLRMFEPIAPETVGAPAWTALLRGLARWCSALKGDQPWYVEAHQFRIDTTDGIGRPTPEGAHRDGVDFVAVILVARHAIKGGETRVFQADGPDGQRFTLLQPWSLLFLDDARMIHESTPIQPASEDAPGHRDTLVLTFRAGGFQGDD
- a CDS encoding ECF-type sigma factor; translation: MGEDLTRLLHGWRGGDAAARDRLLEEVYDTLRGMAAARLGRSRDQRTLQPTAVVNEALMRMLGGDLDWEDRAHFFALASLKMRSVLVDHARARAADKRGGDVAMLTLSHAERESGEDVEYDVMALHQALEQLAMRDVRAARGLEMAYFGGMEQRDIACVLGISVPTVERDLRFARAWLNQRLS
- a CDS encoding serine/threonine-protein kinase, with the protein product METTAMDAAHWQDLRRLFDAVCDLPSSQWEAGLRALSEDPALVAEALALLHAQTASFDRALQPLRDLMASLPDAELQVGGRLGAWQLVERLGSGGMGTVFVAERADGLFRQRVAIKLLRGTAGGGATAERLAVERQILADLQHPDIARLYDGGTTPAGAPYLVMEYVQGQPLDEYCEQAAPPLQQRLGMFLRICRAVQAAHQRLVVHCDLKPGNVLVRPGGDPVLLDFGIARLLDAEAPGEASAFCTPAYASPELFAGKSVSVVSDVFSLGILLTELLACRRVGRGAGDIGVPVPMPSAHAHPACPWRRRLAGDLDAIAARACALDPSRRYPSVEAFAADVERHMQRRPVRARVPTLRYRAGRWLHRHWREGAVAAAMVLGAGVFVWQLGMAQARAQREAEVASQVADFLIEAFTVDSGAAQGKDGRGEISAREVLDRGAARVDSSLAHAPHMQARLRMVLGRAYRGLGVPGRAEGLFRQAADDYLAPAVARPLDAASALDELSVLMSNQMRGDQAVEVARQAVALRESGGADQAALAHAYNVLGLALLRSADLDGSREALESSLAIGRRVFGEGTVANSSALHNLGLLHREMGDNAASETHYRQALAIRRRHHRHSDMVQSSLQGLAVTLAAQGRHGESVALLRENLALARALYGIDSDKVAKARLRLAIALQDRGNYLEAHEHLLQALATSERVGGADGLDHAHILNAYAGLLAARGDEPGAERGYRRVLAIRRRHLPADDRALMRTSEQLALVLARQQRIAEADSAFQGALPRWRQIYRTAGAMPLELAGAQLRHAEWLLRRGALEAAEASLQASLDGQPPMQLRAQALKAELALARDEWDRSRGRWESVIERGSAVYGADSVLVAEWRVPYARALAASERWREAEEQLRLAEPPLRREMVADAPILREVDSVRATLATAGRQVGG
- a CDS encoding YadA-like family protein, with the translated sequence MKPVRMIATLRKRHILSLAISLCFAAGGPAVAGDVCDFETAGESGGAATAPGFEALACGTGSDASGSQAVALGRESEATGDFSVALGGGSEASGTRSISIGVASAATQERAIAIGMASQATGYHSAALGGNANAAGARATALGAYSEAGGDSSTAVGGWHDADNDGSIDAGESTLASAGRATAIGAGAHATGIESSAMGVQGNASADRATAIGARANANGIDSTATGVQSLASANFSTATGARSSATGGGATAAGYLSAAGGTAATANGFWATANGDYSSAFGGESVAGGNYATAIGYQSQAAGLGGTALGVMSIASAGLSTAIGGSSTASGTASTALGAGSEASGLGSTSVGQASDASAEHATALGAGSQATGLRSTALGMLSQASAENSTAVGRNSQATGANTTAFGVDSNASGADAMAIGAYSHADGAYAIAVGNASAQGTASLALGAGSETHADATEAVALGAESIADQANTVSIGRVGNERRLVNLAGGTADTDAVNVGQLHPFAAALGGGASFAGGTFLAPTYSIQGNDYNDVGSAFAAVDTRLTELSGQGGIPGPQGPAGPAGPQGPAGPQGPGNPLSVAYDDDGRGSIALEGAAGTTISNVAAGVDATDAVNLQQMDEGDAATLDSATAHADAGDAQTLSTANTYTDTRIADLLGFDPTSINGRLDALEDRFDGVDRRFDRQDKRIDRQGAMGSAMLNMAINAAGSQSPRGRIAVGAGFQGGEQALSIGYGRRVGRGSFSLGGAFSGSEKSAGIGFGLDL